Proteins encoded together in one Oceanobacillus iheyensis HTE831 window:
- a CDS encoding aspartyl-phosphate phosphatase Spo0E family protein: MYTKMKKNDRESILLSIVKKRDEMLRIAEEDGLSSENTIICSQELDNLLNQLNEYTNLYT; the protein is encoded by the coding sequence ATGTATACAAAAATGAAAAAAAATGATAGAGAAAGTATTCTTCTCTCAATTGTAAAAAAAAGGGATGAAATGTTACGAATTGCAGAAGAAGATGGATTATCATCTGAAAACACAATTATATGTAGTCAAGAATTAGATAATTTGTTAAATCAATTGAATGAGTATACGAATCTTTACACATAA